The Stappia sp. genome window below encodes:
- a CDS encoding FAD-linked oxidase C-terminal domain-containing protein: MTGIAMPKPDGDVLARRAEIVRALRALVPGEGVIDAEVEMRAYETDALTAYRQLPLVVVLPETVEQVAAVLRYCHENEVKVVPRGAGTSLSGGALPVGDGVLLSMMKFNQVLDIDPDNRAVVVQPGVTNLGITRAVEHLGFYYAPDPSSQIACSIGGNIAENSGGVHCLKYGLTTNNVLGLEMVLVTGEVIRLGGKHLDSEGYDLLALMTGSEGLLGVVTEVTVRILQKPETARAALIGFPTSEDGGQCVADIIGAGIIPGGMEMMDELAINAAEDFVDAGYPREAGALLIVELDGPEAEVDHLLGEVEAIARRNKATSLRVSTSEEERLTFWAGRKAAFPAVGRISPDYLCMDGTIPRKALPDVLTRMRALGEKHGLRCANVFHAGDGNLHPLILYDANQPGQLEAAEAFGADILTLCVEFGGVLTGEHGVGIEKRDLMPEMFTEDDLKQQQRVKCAFDPKQLLNPGKVFPVLHRCAELGRMHVHKGQLPFPDIPRF, translated from the coding sequence ATGACTGGGATCGCCATGCCGAAGCCGGATGGGGATGTGCTCGCCCGCCGCGCCGAGATCGTGCGGGCCCTGCGCGCGCTGGTTCCGGGCGAGGGCGTCATCGACGCCGAGGTGGAAATGCGCGCCTATGAGACCGACGCGCTGACCGCCTACCGCCAGCTTCCGCTGGTCGTGGTGCTGCCCGAAACGGTCGAGCAGGTCGCCGCCGTGCTGCGCTACTGCCACGAAAACGAGGTCAAGGTCGTGCCGCGCGGGGCGGGGACTTCGCTGTCGGGCGGGGCGTTGCCCGTGGGCGACGGCGTGCTGCTGTCGATGATGAAGTTCAACCAGGTGCTCGACATCGACCCGGACAATCGCGCCGTCGTGGTGCAGCCCGGCGTCACCAATCTGGGCATCACCCGTGCGGTGGAACATCTCGGCTTCTACTACGCACCCGATCCCTCGTCGCAGATCGCCTGTTCCATCGGCGGCAACATCGCGGAAAACTCCGGCGGCGTGCATTGCCTGAAGTACGGTCTCACGACCAACAACGTGCTCGGCCTGGAGATGGTGCTGGTCACCGGCGAGGTGATCCGGCTGGGCGGCAAGCATCTCGACAGCGAGGGCTACGACCTGCTCGCCCTGATGACCGGGTCGGAAGGCTTGCTCGGCGTCGTGACCGAGGTGACGGTGCGTATCCTGCAGAAGCCGGAGACCGCGCGCGCCGCGCTGATCGGGTTTCCGACCAGCGAGGACGGCGGCCAGTGCGTCGCCGACATCATCGGCGCCGGCATCATTCCCGGCGGCATGGAGATGATGGACGAACTGGCGATCAACGCGGCGGAGGATTTCGTCGACGCGGGCTATCCGCGCGAGGCCGGCGCACTGCTGATCGTGGAACTGGACGGACCCGAGGCCGAGGTCGACCATCTGCTCGGCGAGGTCGAGGCGATCGCCCGACGCAACAAGGCGACGTCGCTGCGGGTCTCCACCAGCGAGGAGGAGCGGCTGACCTTCTGGGCGGGACGCAAGGCGGCCTTCCCGGCGGTGGGCCGCATTTCGCCGGATTATCTGTGCATGGACGGCACGATCCCGCGCAAGGCGCTTCCCGACGTTCTCACCCGCATGCGTGCGCTGGGCGAAAAGCATGGCCTGCGCTGCGCCAATGTGTTCCATGCCGGCGACGGCAACCTGCATCCGCTGATCCTCTACGACGCCAACCAGCCCGGCCAGCTCGAAGCGGCGGAAGCCTTCGGCGCCGATATCCTGACGCTCTGTGTGGAATTCGGCGGCGTGCTGACCGGCGAACACGGGGTCGGCATCGAAAAGCGCGATCTCATGCCGGAGATGTTCACCGAGGACGACCTCAAGCAGCAGCAGCGCGTCAAATGCGCCTTCGACCCCAAGCAGTTGCTCAATCCGGGCAAGGTGTTTCCGGTCCTGCACCGCTGCGCCGAACTGGGCCGCATGCATGTGCACAAGGGACAGCTTCCCTTTCCCGACATTCCGCGCTTCTGA
- a CDS encoding FAD-binding protein, whose amino-acid sequence MPDTFKPRTAEETRDAVQWASAEVQPLEVVGTGSKRALGRPVQAGHVLDLSALSGIELYEPAELVLTALAGTPLAEIEAALEAHDQELAFDPIDYGPLLGRPAGEGTVGGLVACNLAGSKRLKHGAARDHILGIEAVSGRGEIFKSGGRVVKNVTGYDLPRALTGSWGTLAVATKITLKVQPRAQTEATFVLTGPAGAEATAAMTAAMGSSAEVSAAAHLPAGIAARLADDGHPLADGPATLLRLEGFGPSVDYRFEALKTLLGGRGGVVRVDGDASRALWRAVRDVRPFVGADTLVWRVSVAPTAGATFLADLAETVAHEAYCDWSGGLVWVSIAGADPCANAVRDSVARVGGGHATLIRAPAPVRTSVPVFQPQAEPLAALSARLKAQFDPHGVLNPGRMGS is encoded by the coding sequence ATGCCTGACACGTTCAAACCGCGCACGGCGGAGGAAACCCGCGACGCCGTGCAATGGGCCTCGGCCGAGGTCCAGCCGCTCGAGGTGGTCGGGACCGGCTCGAAACGCGCGCTCGGCCGTCCTGTGCAGGCCGGACACGTCCTCGACCTGTCGGCGCTTTCCGGCATCGAATTGTACGAGCCGGCCGAACTGGTGCTGACCGCGCTGGCCGGTACGCCGCTTGCAGAGATCGAGGCGGCGCTGGAGGCGCACGATCAGGAACTTGCCTTCGATCCGATCGACTACGGCCCGCTGCTCGGCCGGCCGGCGGGGGAGGGGACCGTTGGCGGTCTGGTGGCCTGCAATCTCGCCGGCTCCAAACGCCTGAAGCATGGCGCGGCGCGCGATCACATCCTGGGGATCGAGGCGGTGTCGGGGCGCGGCGAGATCTTCAAGTCCGGCGGCCGCGTGGTGAAGAATGTCACGGGCTACGACCTGCCGCGCGCCCTTACCGGCTCCTGGGGCACGCTGGCGGTCGCGACGAAGATCACGCTGAAAGTCCAGCCGCGCGCGCAGACCGAGGCGACCTTCGTGCTCACCGGGCCGGCGGGAGCGGAGGCCACCGCCGCCATGACGGCGGCCATGGGGTCCTCGGCGGAAGTCTCGGCCGCAGCGCATCTGCCCGCGGGGATCGCGGCCCGGCTGGCCGACGACGGCCATCCGCTGGCCGACGGTCCGGCGACCTTGCTGCGGCTCGAGGGGTTCGGCCCCTCCGTCGACTATCGCTTCGAGGCGCTGAAGACGCTGCTCGGCGGGCGCGGCGGCGTCGTCCGCGTGGACGGCGATGCCTCGCGGGCCCTGTGGCGGGCGGTGCGCGACGTGCGGCCCTTCGTCGGAGCGGACACGCTCGTCTGGCGCGTGTCGGTCGCGCCGACGGCGGGCGCCACCTTCCTTGCCGATCTGGCCGAGACGGTCGCGCACGAAGCCTATTGCGACTGGTCGGGCGGGCTCGTCTGGGTGTCGATCGCAGGCGCCGATCCCTGCGCCAACGCGGTGCGGGACAGCGTGGCGCGCGTCGGTGGCGGACATGCCACCTTGATCCGCGCGCCCGCGCCTGTGCGCACCTCGGTGCCCGTGTTCCAGCCGCAAGCGGAGCCGCTCGCGGCCCTGTCGGCGCGCCTCAAGGCGCAGTTCGACCCCCACGGCGTGCTCAATCCGGGACGGATGGGGTCGTGA